The Brachybacterium huguangmaarense genome contains a region encoding:
- the rsrA gene encoding mycothiol system anti-sigma-R factor — protein MNDREQRPRAAEDEAAGLYALEEALDGELSPELAERLQRHLETCPECAEEVERVRRMKALVRRCCAADAAPPALRERIAIEYRRVTVTTYRTRSREGGAPAS, from the coding sequence ATGAACGACCGTGAGCAGCGCCCGCGGGCCGCAGAGGACGAGGCCGCGGGCCTCTACGCGCTCGAGGAGGCGCTCGACGGCGAGCTGTCGCCCGAGCTCGCCGAGCGCCTGCAGCGTCACCTCGAGACGTGCCCCGAGTGCGCCGAGGAGGTCGAGCGGGTGCGCCGCATGAAGGCGCTCGTGCGCCGCTGCTGCGCGGCCGACGCCGCGCCGCCGGCTCTGCGTGAGCGCATCGCGATCGAGTACCGACGCGTGACCGTGACCACCTACCGCACCCGGAGCCGCGAGGGCGGCGCCCCCGCCTCCTGA
- the rsgA gene encoding ribosome small subunit-dependent GTPase A yields MIRRGRDLDESDVRIRPNPRGSRPRTKERPAHKDAVPARVVAVDRGRWRTVVDAGGADEREVTAMRARELGRSPVVPGDVVALTGDTSGAKDTLARIVRIEERSSFLRRSADDDDSTERPLVANVDLVVIVTALADPEPRPGMVDRCLVAAYVAGIDTLLALTKADLREPDEFLRDYAPLGVDHVVTHVDPDGTIAGLDELRARLEGRISVLIGHSGVGKSTLLNALVPGTDRATGAVNDVTGRGRHTSSSALALRLPDRSGWVIDTPGVRSFGLGHVDPDELMDAFEDLAPLAEECPRGCTHLADAPDCALDEAVAEGRAGTAGPSRLASYRRLAEALRRNDPWEA; encoded by the coding sequence GTGATCCGCCGCGGCCGTGACCTCGACGAGTCCGACGTGCGGATCCGCCCCAACCCTCGCGGCTCGCGGCCCCGCACGAAGGAGCGCCCCGCCCACAAGGACGCCGTGCCCGCCCGGGTCGTCGCCGTGGACCGGGGACGCTGGCGCACCGTCGTCGACGCGGGCGGTGCCGACGAGCGCGAGGTCACCGCGATGCGCGCCCGGGAGCTGGGGCGCTCCCCCGTGGTCCCGGGCGACGTCGTGGCCCTGACGGGGGACACGAGCGGCGCCAAGGACACCCTGGCCCGGATCGTGCGCATCGAGGAACGCAGCTCCTTCCTGCGCCGCAGCGCCGACGACGACGACTCGACCGAGCGGCCCCTCGTGGCCAACGTCGACCTCGTCGTGATCGTCACCGCGCTCGCGGACCCCGAGCCGCGACCGGGCATGGTCGACCGCTGCCTCGTGGCCGCGTACGTGGCCGGCATCGACACCCTGCTGGCGCTGACCAAGGCGGACCTCCGCGAGCCTGACGAGTTCCTGCGCGACTACGCGCCGCTCGGCGTCGACCACGTCGTCACCCACGTCGACCCCGACGGCACGATCGCCGGCCTCGACGAGCTGAGGGCGCGGCTCGAAGGCCGCATCAGCGTGCTCATCGGCCACAGCGGGGTGGGCAAGTCCACCCTCCTGAACGCCCTCGTGCCGGGCACCGACCGCGCCACGGGAGCCGTCAACGACGTGACCGGGCGCGGGCGCCACACGTCGAGCTCGGCGCTCGCGCTGCGCCTGCCCGACCGCAGCGGCTGGGTGATCGACACGCCCGGCGTGCGCTCCTTCGGCCTCGGCCACGTCGACCCCGACGAGCTGATGGACGCCTTCGAGGACCTCGCGCCGCTCGCCGAGGAGTGCCCCCGCGGCTGCACGCATCTGGCCGACGCCCCGGACTGCGCGCTCGACGAGGCCGTCGCCGAGGGCCGGGCGGGCACGGCCGGCCCCTCGCGCCTGGCGTCCTACCGGCGCCTGGCCGAGGCCCTGCGCCGCAACGATCCCTGGGAGGCGTGA
- the aroA gene encoding 3-phosphoshikimate 1-carboxyvinyltransferase, producing the protein MSAEVTWTAPVATGPVDALVRVPGSKSLTARWMLLAALASSPTTLREPLNSRDTRIMRDALERLGARFIAEPGALHVEGIDESAPAGPVEVHTGLAGTVMRFVPLIAALHDGDVRFTGDDAALVRPMGPVIAALRALGVEVTEHGAPERLPFTVHGRGHLPGGVIEIDASASSQFVSNLLLAGARADTELVVRHTGSSLPSLPHVEMTLAVLERAGVRASHHVTETGAHEWSVTPGPVEIGEVVVEPDLSNAGPFLAAALVAGGTIAIADWPERTTQPGDAYRELLARMGGQVEREDADLCVTGIGAIHGIDADLSAVGELTPTVAALAVLADSPSHLRGIAHLRGHETDRVHALAVELERLGARTVEHPGSLEIHPRPLHGAVFETYEDHRLATAGAIIGLRVPDVRVVNVQTTQKTLPDFVGMWLSMLHTNAPAGLTW; encoded by the coding sequence GTGTCGGCCGAGGTCACCTGGACCGCCCCGGTGGCGACGGGCCCCGTGGACGCTCTCGTGCGCGTCCCGGGGTCGAAGTCGCTGACAGCCCGATGGATGCTGCTGGCCGCGCTCGCGTCGTCGCCGACGACGCTGCGCGAGCCGCTCAACTCGCGGGACACCCGCATCATGCGCGACGCGCTCGAGCGTCTCGGCGCCCGCTTCATCGCCGAGCCCGGGGCCCTGCACGTCGAGGGCATCGACGAGAGCGCGCCGGCAGGGCCCGTCGAGGTCCACACCGGGCTCGCCGGGACGGTCATGCGCTTCGTGCCGCTGATCGCCGCGCTGCACGACGGCGACGTCCGCTTCACGGGCGACGACGCGGCGCTCGTGCGCCCGATGGGCCCCGTGATCGCCGCCCTGCGCGCCCTGGGCGTCGAGGTCACCGAGCACGGTGCGCCCGAGCGTCTGCCGTTCACGGTGCACGGCCGCGGGCACCTGCCGGGCGGCGTCATCGAGATCGACGCCTCGGCCTCGAGCCAGTTCGTCTCGAACCTGCTGCTGGCCGGCGCCCGCGCGGACACCGAGCTCGTCGTCCGCCACACGGGCTCCTCGCTCCCGTCGCTGCCGCACGTCGAGATGACGCTCGCCGTGCTGGAGCGGGCGGGCGTCCGGGCGTCCCATCACGTGACGGAGACGGGCGCCCACGAGTGGAGCGTCACCCCGGGACCCGTCGAGATCGGCGAGGTGGTCGTCGAGCCCGACCTCTCCAACGCCGGTCCCTTCCTGGCCGCGGCCCTCGTCGCGGGCGGCACCATCGCGATCGCCGACTGGCCCGAGCGCACCACCCAGCCGGGCGACGCCTACCGCGAGCTGCTGGCCCGCATGGGCGGCCAGGTCGAGCGGGAGGACGCGGACCTGTGCGTGACCGGCATCGGTGCGATCCACGGGATCGACGCCGACCTCTCCGCGGTCGGGGAGCTCACCCCCACCGTCGCCGCCCTCGCGGTCCTCGCCGACTCCCCCAGCCACCTGCGAGGCATCGCGCATCTGCGCGGCCACGAGACCGACCGGGTCCACGCGCTCGCCGTCGAGCTCGAACGGCTCGGCGCACGCACCGTCGAGCACCCGGGATCCCTCGAGATCCATCCCAGGCCGCTGCACGGGGCGGTGTTCGAGACCTACGAGGACCACCGCCTCGCGACCGCGGGCGCGATCATCGGCCTGCGGGTCCCGGACGTCCGCGTCGTCAACGTGCAGACCACGCAGAAGACGCTCCCGGACTTCGTGGGGATGTGGCTGTCGATGCTCCACACGAATGCGCCGGCCGGCCTGACGTGGTGA
- a CDS encoding 50S ribosomal protein bL37: protein MSKRGRKRKARRKNGANHGKRPNA from the coding sequence ATGAGCAAGCGCGGTCGCAAGCGCAAGGCCCGTCGCAAGAACGGCGCCAACCACGGCAAGCGCCCCAACGCCTGA
- a CDS encoding multifunctional oxoglutarate decarboxylase/oxoglutarate dehydrogenase thiamine pyrophosphate-binding subunit/dihydrolipoyllysine-residue succinyltransferase subunit yields the protein MSQQTHDQDLSGSDPEFGPNQWLVDDLHRQWAEDPSSVDPSWAEFFRGRAAQEPRPDDATPGPDPAPQSPEPVDQGGTTARDERPADTAPPAPAADVPSAPAERAEARQTNPDAAPSTIAASAPAAPSAPAAEASAAGRTTAEKPSASTSRSTTSTSAPTPRTSAPAATPSKDHTAPMTASDSPAPTVSSTSDRPMRSRAPQEAPPRPDPIEPEVVKLRGPAAAVVRNMDESLSVPTATSVRDVPVKLLFDNRTVINNQLKRARQGKVSFTHLIGYAMIEAITEMPDMNNGFDVDDKGKPVMLRRADINFGLAIDMPRPDGSRSLVVPSIKGAQHLDFRGFWKAYEDVVRRARGNKLTMDDFTGTTVSLTNPGGIGTVHSIPRLMKGQGTIVGVGAMTYPAPFQGASAETLADLAISKVMTLTSTYDHRIIQGAASGEFLKIVADKLLGQDGFYDRVFESLRIPYEPVRWVPDNPLHDSPEEKFAHVVDLIHSFRVRGHLMADIDPLRYRQRTHPDLDVQTYGLTLWDLDRTFPTRGLGGTSTMTLRDILGVLRDAYCRTVGVEYMHITDPEERQWLQDQFETPRPPMSKEILTRIMDRLNAAEAFETFLQTKFVGQKRFSLEGGESLIPLLDSLLHDAAHHDIDEVTIGMAHRGRLSVLSNLAGKSYGQIFQEFEGTSSSLGSGDVKYHLGTEGTYTSRDGVTTKVYLAANPSHLEAVNPVLEGITRAKQDRLNRAGSEFPVLPILIHGDAAMAGQGVVTETLNLSELRGYRTGGTVHVVINNQIGFTTEPSSSRSSYYSTDVAKATQLPIFHVNGDDAEACVRVAEIAFQYRQKFRRDVVIDMVCYRRRGHNEGDDPSMTQPLMYSLIEEKPSVRKLFTQALIERGDLTEDETADVVRNFQHHLDEAFSASRSESGSSSKNSVAGLDLPAAQRKHHASEPVDTAVDASVLERIGDAHVAMPDSFTVHPKLEPLIRKRQKMAHEGGIDWAFAELLGFGSLLMEGTRVRLAGQDSRRGTFTQRHSVLIDHRDQDTWTPLLHLSDDQARFNVYDSSLSEFAALGFEYGYSVESPDSLVLWEAQFGDFVDGAQTIIDEFISSSEQKWGQNSAVVLLLPHGYDGQGPDHSSARIERFLQLCAENNMRVANPSSPANYFHLLRRQAKSEPRRPLIVFTPKSMLRNKAAVSPVEEFTSGGFRAVIPDTQADPASVTKVLLTSGKLHWDLAAHRASEDIQDTALVRVEQLYPLPAEELTQALSAYPDAELRWVQEEPSNQGAWGFMAVNFTEQVGRPIRHVARPASASPAAGSARVHKAEQADIVERAFAN from the coding sequence GTGTCACAGCAGACACACGATCAGGATCTCTCCGGTTCCGACCCCGAGTTCGGCCCCAATCAGTGGCTCGTGGACGACCTGCACCGGCAGTGGGCCGAGGACCCCTCGAGCGTCGACCCGTCGTGGGCCGAGTTCTTCCGCGGCCGCGCCGCGCAGGAGCCCCGCCCGGACGACGCGACCCCCGGTCCCGACCCCGCCCCGCAGTCCCCCGAGCCCGTCGATCAGGGAGGCACGACCGCGCGGGACGAGCGTCCGGCCGACACCGCGCCGCCGGCTCCCGCCGCGGACGTGCCCTCGGCCCCCGCCGAGAGGGCCGAGGCGCGACAGACGAACCCGGACGCCGCCCCCTCGACGATCGCCGCGAGCGCCCCCGCGGCTCCGTCCGCCCCTGCCGCGGAGGCGTCCGCCGCGGGAAGGACCACCGCCGAGAAGCCGAGCGCCTCGACGTCCCGCAGCACCACCTCCACCTCCGCCCCCACGCCCCGCACCTCCGCCCCCGCCGCGACGCCCTCCAAGGACCACACCGCTCCCATGACTGCCAGCGACTCCCCCGCGCCCACGGTCTCCAGCACGTCCGACCGCCCCATGCGGTCCCGTGCCCCGCAAGAGGCCCCGCCCCGCCCCGATCCGATCGAGCCCGAGGTCGTCAAGCTCCGCGGCCCCGCCGCGGCCGTCGTGCGCAACATGGACGAGTCGCTCAGCGTGCCGACCGCGACGAGCGTGCGCGACGTGCCCGTCAAGCTCCTGTTCGACAACCGCACGGTCATCAACAACCAGCTCAAGCGGGCCCGCCAGGGCAAGGTCTCCTTCACCCACCTCATCGGCTACGCGATGATCGAGGCGATCACCGAGATGCCGGACATGAACAACGGCTTCGACGTGGACGACAAGGGCAAGCCCGTCATGCTGCGCCGGGCCGACATCAACTTCGGCCTCGCGATCGACATGCCCCGCCCCGACGGCTCGCGCTCCCTCGTGGTGCCGAGCATCAAGGGGGCCCAGCACCTCGACTTCCGCGGCTTCTGGAAGGCCTACGAGGACGTCGTGCGCCGTGCCCGCGGCAACAAGCTGACGATGGACGACTTCACCGGCACCACGGTCTCGCTCACCAACCCCGGCGGCATCGGGACCGTGCACTCGATCCCCCGCCTGATGAAGGGCCAGGGCACGATCGTCGGCGTCGGCGCGATGACCTACCCGGCGCCCTTCCAGGGCGCGAGCGCCGAGACCCTCGCGGACCTCGCGATCTCCAAGGTCATGACGCTCACCTCGACCTACGACCACCGGATCATCCAGGGCGCCGCCTCGGGCGAGTTCCTCAAGATCGTGGCCGACAAGCTGCTGGGCCAGGACGGGTTCTACGACCGGGTGTTCGAGTCGCTGCGCATCCCCTACGAGCCCGTGCGCTGGGTGCCCGACAACCCCCTGCACGACTCGCCGGAGGAGAAGTTCGCACACGTCGTGGACCTGATCCACAGCTTCCGCGTGCGCGGGCACCTGATGGCCGACATCGATCCGCTGCGCTACCGTCAGCGCACCCATCCGGATCTCGACGTCCAGACCTACGGCCTCACCCTGTGGGACCTCGACCGCACCTTCCCCACGCGCGGGCTGGGCGGCACCTCCACGATGACGCTGCGCGACATCCTGGGCGTGCTGCGCGACGCGTACTGCCGCACCGTCGGCGTGGAGTACATGCACATCACGGACCCCGAGGAGCGCCAGTGGCTCCAGGACCAGTTCGAGACGCCGCGCCCGCCCATGTCCAAGGAGATCCTCACCCGGATCATGGACCGCCTCAACGCCGCCGAGGCGTTCGAGACGTTCCTGCAGACCAAGTTCGTCGGCCAGAAGCGTTTCTCGCTCGAGGGCGGCGAGTCGCTCATCCCGCTGCTCGACTCCCTCCTGCACGACGCGGCCCACCACGACATCGACGAGGTCACGATCGGCATGGCCCACCGCGGCCGGCTGAGCGTGCTGTCCAACCTCGCGGGCAAGAGCTACGGCCAGATCTTCCAGGAGTTCGAGGGCACGAGCTCGAGCCTCGGCTCGGGTGACGTCAAGTACCACCTGGGCACCGAGGGCACGTACACCTCGCGCGACGGCGTGACCACCAAGGTGTACCTGGCCGCGAACCCCTCACACCTCGAGGCGGTCAACCCCGTGCTCGAGGGCATCACGCGCGCCAAGCAGGACCGCCTGAACCGGGCCGGCAGCGAGTTCCCGGTGCTGCCGATCCTCATCCACGGCGACGCCGCGATGGCCGGCCAGGGCGTCGTCACCGAGACCCTCAACCTCTCGGAGCTGCGCGGCTACCGCACGGGCGGCACGGTCCACGTGGTCATCAACAACCAGATCGGCTTCACGACCGAGCCCAGCTCGTCGCGCTCGTCGTACTACTCGACGGACGTCGCCAAGGCGACCCAGCTGCCGATCTTCCACGTCAACGGGGACGACGCCGAGGCCTGCGTGCGGGTCGCCGAGATCGCCTTCCAGTACCGCCAGAAGTTCCGTCGCGACGTCGTCATCGACATGGTGTGCTACCGCCGCCGCGGCCACAACGAGGGCGACGACCCGTCGATGACGCAGCCGCTCATGTACTCCCTCATCGAGGAGAAGCCGAGCGTGCGCAAGCTGTTCACGCAGGCCCTGATCGAGCGCGGCGACCTCACCGAGGACGAGACCGCGGACGTGGTGCGCAACTTCCAGCACCACCTCGACGAGGCGTTCTCGGCGTCCCGCTCGGAGTCCGGCTCGTCGTCGAAGAACTCGGTGGCCGGGCTCGACCTGCCCGCGGCCCAGCGCAAGCACCACGCGTCCGAGCCCGTCGACACGGCCGTCGACGCGAGCGTGCTCGAGCGCATCGGCGACGCCCACGTCGCGATGCCCGACTCCTTCACGGTCCACCCGAAGCTCGAGCCGCTCATCCGCAAGCGCCAGAAGATGGCGCACGAGGGCGGCATCGACTGGGCGTTCGCGGAGCTGCTGGGCTTCGGCTCGCTGCTCATGGAGGGCACGCGCGTACGCCTGGCCGGCCAGGACTCGCGCCGCGGCACGTTCACCCAGCGCCACAGCGTGCTGATCGACCACCGGGACCAGGACACCTGGACCCCGCTCCTGCACCTCTCGGACGACCAGGCCCGCTTCAACGTGTACGACTCGTCGCTGAGCGAGTTCGCGGCGCTCGGCTTCGAGTACGGCTACTCGGTCGAGAGCCCCGACTCGCTCGTGCTGTGGGAGGCCCAGTTCGGCGACTTCGTCGACGGCGCCCAGACCATCATCGACGAGTTCATCTCCTCCTCCGAGCAGAAGTGGGGCCAGAACTCGGCGGTCGTCTTGCTCCTGCCCCACGGCTACGACGGCCAGGGGCCCGACCATTCGTCGGCCCGCATCGAGCGCTTCCTGCAGCTGTGCGCGGAGAACAACATGCGGGTGGCCAACCCGTCGAGCCCGGCCAACTACTTCCACCTGCTGCGCCGGCAGGCGAAGTCGGAGCCGCGCCGCCCCCTGATCGTCTTCACACCCAAGTCGATGCTGCGCAACAAGGCGGCGGTCAGCCCGGTCGAGGAGTTCACGTCGGGCGGCTTCCGCGCCGTGATCCCCGACACCCAGGCCGATCCGGCATCCGTGACCAAGGTGCTGCTCACGAGCGGCAAGCTGCACTGGGACCTCGCCGCGCATCGCGCGTCGGAGGACATCCAGGACACCGCTCTCGTGCGCGTCGAGCAGCTCTACCCGCTCCCGGCCGAGGAGCTCACCCAGGCCCTGTCCGCCTACCCCGACGCCGAGCTGCGCTGGGTGCAGGAGGAGCCGTCCAACCAGGGCGCCTGGGGCTTCATGGCCGTCAACTTCACCGAGCAGGTGGGACGGCCGATCCGCCACGTGGCGCGTCCGGCCTCGGCCTCCCCGGCCGCGGGCAGCGCACGCGTCCACAAGGCGGAGCAGGCCGACATCGTCGAACGCGCCTTCGCGAACTGA
- a CDS encoding GDSL-type esterase/lipase family protein: MHVFPRIRLIALGDELLAGIGDARALGWFGRAVARVQGPDARIEMFPVALPGDTSASLAERWDRDVAPRIDSEGMATGALDHRVVIGLGSGDVTSGISLARSRLNLAKVLDGLERQRIAAFVVGPPPSSDRGRTAAIRELSGAFEDVCARRRVPYVDTVDALDGHDQWVTDLARTGAQHPAQTGYGLMAWLVLHGGFGRWLGVED; this comes from the coding sequence ATGCACGTCTTTCCCCGCATCCGCCTGATCGCCCTGGGCGACGAGCTGCTCGCCGGCATCGGCGACGCGCGCGCCCTGGGCTGGTTCGGGCGGGCGGTCGCCCGGGTGCAGGGGCCCGACGCGCGGATCGAGATGTTCCCCGTCGCCCTGCCGGGCGACACCTCCGCGTCGCTCGCCGAGCGCTGGGACCGGGACGTGGCGCCGCGCATCGACTCCGAGGGGATGGCGACCGGGGCGCTCGACCACCGCGTCGTGATCGGCCTCGGCTCGGGCGACGTGACGAGCGGGATCTCGCTGGCCCGGTCGCGCCTGAACCTCGCCAAGGTGCTCGACGGCCTCGAGCGCCAGCGCATCGCCGCCTTCGTGGTCGGTCCCCCGCCCAGCAGCGATCGCGGCCGCACCGCCGCGATCCGTGAGCTGTCGGGCGCCTTCGAGGACGTGTGCGCACGGCGCCGCGTCCCGTACGTCGACACGGTCGACGCGCTCGACGGCCACGACCAGTGGGTCACCGACCTCGCCCGCACGGGCGCCCAGCATCCCGCCCAGACGGGCTACGGCCTCATGGCCTGGCTCGTGCTGCACGGCGGCTTCGGGCGCTGGCTCGGCGTCGAGGACTGA
- a CDS encoding pyrophosphate--fructose-6-phosphate 1-phosphotransferase, with protein sequence MTVKRVALLTAGGYAPCLSSAVGGLVERYTALVPDVEIIAYRHGYWGLLSGEKIVVDDVVREKAHLLHDFGGSPIGNSRVKLTNTADLVKRGLIQEGEDALEVAADKLKEDGVDVLHTIGGDDTNTTAADLAQYLHDNGYELQVVGLPKTIDNDIVPIRQSLGAMTAAEQTSIFAQNVIAEHGSNPRMLIVHEIMGRACGYLTAQAAEYYQQWHDRQEWLPEIGLSGEKWDVHAVFLPEMALDIDAEAERLKSIMDTHDCVNIFLSEGAGIPEIVAEMQSRGEEPEMDPFGHVKLDTINPGQWFAKQFAEKLGAEKVMVQKSGYFARSAKANQADLRLIQSMTDLAVQVALEGGTGVIGHDEERGDVLRAVEFDRIAGHKAFDISQPWFQKVMERVGQKIEPAAQH encoded by the coding sequence ATGACCGTCAAGCGCGTCGCTCTGCTCACCGCCGGTGGCTACGCCCCCTGCCTGTCCTCCGCCGTGGGCGGCCTGGTCGAGCGCTACACGGCGCTGGTGCCGGACGTCGAGATCATCGCCTACCGCCATGGCTACTGGGGGCTGCTGTCGGGCGAGAAGATCGTCGTCGACGACGTGGTCCGGGAGAAGGCGCATCTGCTGCACGACTTCGGCGGCTCGCCGATCGGCAACTCGCGCGTCAAGCTCACCAACACGGCCGACCTCGTCAAGCGCGGCCTGATCCAGGAGGGCGAGGACGCCCTCGAGGTGGCAGCCGACAAGCTCAAGGAGGACGGCGTCGACGTGCTCCACACGATCGGCGGCGACGACACCAACACCACCGCGGCCGACCTCGCCCAGTACCTCCACGACAACGGCTACGAGCTGCAGGTCGTGGGCCTGCCCAAGACGATCGACAACGACATCGTGCCGATCCGCCAGTCGCTCGGCGCCATGACCGCGGCCGAGCAGACCTCGATCTTCGCCCAGAACGTGATCGCCGAGCACGGCTCGAACCCGCGCATGCTGATCGTGCACGAGATCATGGGTCGTGCGTGCGGCTACCTCACCGCGCAGGCCGCCGAGTACTACCAGCAGTGGCACGACCGCCAGGAGTGGCTGCCCGAGATCGGGCTGTCGGGCGAGAAGTGGGACGTGCACGCGGTGTTCCTGCCCGAGATGGCGCTCGACATCGACGCCGAGGCCGAGCGCCTGAAGTCGATCATGGACACCCATGACTGCGTCAACATCTTCCTGTCCGAGGGCGCCGGCATCCCGGAGATCGTGGCCGAGATGCAGTCCCGCGGCGAGGAGCCGGAGATGGACCCGTTCGGGCACGTCAAGCTCGACACCATCAACCCCGGCCAGTGGTTCGCCAAGCAGTTCGCCGAGAAGCTCGGCGCCGAGAAGGTCATGGTGCAGAAGTCGGGCTACTTCGCCCGCTCGGCCAAGGCCAACCAGGCGGATCTGCGGCTCATCCAGTCGATGACGGACCTGGCCGTGCAGGTCGCCCTCGAGGGCGGCACCGGCGTGATCGGGCACGACGAGGAGCGCGGCGACGTGCTGCGCGCCGTGGAGTTCGACCGGATCGCCGGCCACAAGGCCTTCGACATCTCCCAGCCGTGGTTCCAGAAGGTCATGGAGCGCGTGGGCCAGAAGATCGAGCCCGCCGCCCAGCACTGA
- the hisN gene encoding histidinol-phosphatase — MSSAYADDLRLAHVLADAVDQLTMSRFKAQDLRVETKPDLTEVTDADRAAEQLVRAQLARARSRDQVIGEEFGSTGHSPRQWVIDPIDGTANFVRGVPVWATLIGLIEDGEVVVGLVSAPALSRRWWAGQGSGAWTGSRLSSATQIHVSDVAELDHAFLSYSSLHAWAETDRLPQMLNFMQRCWRTRAFGDFWSYMLVAEGAVDMATEPELNLHDMVALAPIVTEAGGRFTSLDGENGPFGGNAMASNSLLHEEALAALAPRER; from the coding sequence ATGTCCAGCGCCTATGCCGATGATCTCCGCCTGGCCCACGTCCTCGCCGACGCGGTCGACCAGCTCACCATGTCGCGCTTCAAGGCGCAGGACCTGCGCGTCGAGACCAAGCCCGACCTGACCGAGGTGACCGACGCGGATCGCGCCGCCGAGCAGCTGGTCCGTGCGCAGCTCGCCCGCGCCCGCTCGCGCGACCAGGTGATCGGCGAGGAGTTCGGCTCGACGGGGCACTCCCCGCGGCAGTGGGTGATCGACCCCATCGACGGGACGGCGAACTTCGTGCGCGGCGTGCCCGTGTGGGCCACCCTGATCGGGCTCATCGAGGACGGCGAGGTGGTCGTCGGGCTCGTCTCCGCACCGGCCCTGTCCCGCCGCTGGTGGGCCGGCCAGGGCTCGGGCGCCTGGACCGGGTCGCGGCTCTCCTCGGCCACGCAGATCCACGTCTCGGACGTGGCCGAGCTCGACCACGCCTTCCTGTCCTATTCCTCGCTGCACGCCTGGGCCGAGACCGACCGCCTGCCGCAGATGCTCAACTTCATGCAGCGCTGCTGGCGCACGCGCGCCTTCGGGGACTTCTGGTCGTACATGCTCGTCGCGGAGGGAGCGGTCGACATGGCCACCGAGCCCGAGCTGAACCTCCACGACATGGTGGCCCTCGCGCCGATCGTCACCGAGGCCGGCGGGCGTTTCACCTCCCTCGACGGCGAGAACGGGCCCTTCGGCGGCAACGCGATGGCCTCCAACTCGCTCCTGCACGAGGAGGCGCTCGCCGCGCTCGCCCCGCGCGAGCGCTGA
- a CDS encoding sigma-70 family RNA polymerase sigma factor, which produces MSTTDHSAGPAAPDDAATSASGEPAADDLGRAPEARPDAADFDFEAEALAHLDSLYGGALRMTRNPQDAEDLVQETFLKAFRARDRFTPGTNLRAWLYRIMTNTYISSYRSKQRRPQESWSEDVTDYQLAEAGSHSSEGLRSAEAEALDRLPDSAVKEALASLREDYRMAVYLADVEGFAYKEIAEIMETPIGTVMSRLHRGRRQLRELLADHAREIGMVRDESRSRREETA; this is translated from the coding sequence ATGAGCACCACCGACCACTCCGCCGGTCCCGCGGCGCCCGACGACGCCGCGACGTCCGCCTCGGGCGAGCCCGCAGCGGACGACCTCGGGCGCGCCCCGGAGGCCCGGCCCGACGCCGCCGACTTCGACTTCGAGGCCGAGGCGCTCGCCCACCTCGACTCCCTCTACGGCGGCGCGCTGCGCATGACGCGCAACCCGCAGGATGCCGAGGACCTGGTCCAGGAGACCTTCCTCAAGGCGTTCCGCGCGCGCGACCGCTTCACGCCCGGCACCAACCTGCGCGCGTGGCTCTACCGGATCATGACGAACACGTACATCTCGTCGTACCGGTCCAAGCAGCGCCGGCCCCAGGAGTCCTGGAGCGAGGACGTCACCGACTACCAGCTCGCCGAGGCCGGCTCCCATTCGAGCGAGGGCCTGCGATCGGCCGAGGCCGAGGCGCTCGACCGTCTCCCGGACTCCGCCGTCAAGGAGGCGCTCGCCTCCCTGCGCGAGGACTACCGGATGGCGGTCTACCTCGCCGACGTCGAGGGCTTCGCGTACAAGGAGATCGCCGAGATCATGGAGACCCCGATCGGGACCGTGATGTCCCGGCTGCACCGCGGGCGGCGCCAGCTGCGCGAGCTGCTGGCCGACCACGCCCGCGAGATCGGGATGGTGCGGGACGAGAGCCGGTCCCGTCGGGAGGAGACCGCATGA